From Penicillium digitatum chromosome 5, complete sequence, one genomic window encodes:
- a CDS encoding TRNA splicing protein (Spl1), putative, giving the protein MTSAVPTTWRQASAFSRRLSTYGSRAPRVLATGLRGARSYVSETKVGQAQVNIETTIKEEKKSFMNQSHMAPRNVKLPGSAASGDAAMSPSAGILKQATVMDQGTRPIYLDMQATTPLDPRVLDSMLPYLTGIYGNPHSRTHAYGWESEKGVEEAREHIANLIGADPKEIILTSGATESNNMSLKGVARFFGRSGKKNHIITTQTEHKCVLDSCRHLQDEGFEVTYLPVQSNGLIRMSDLEAAMRPETCIVSVMAVNNEIGVIQPLEEIGRLCRSKKVFFHTDGAQAVGKIPLDVNKLNIDLMSISSHKIYGPKGIGACFVRRRPRVRLDPLITGGGQERGLRSGTLAPHLAVGFGEACRIAAQDMEYDTKHIERLSKRLSEGLLAMEHTTLNGDPEHHYPGCVNISFAYVEGESLLMALNDIALSSGSACTSASLEPSYVLRALGSSDESAHSSIRFGIGRFTSDEEIDYVLKAVQARVSFLRELSPLWELVQEGIDLNTIEWSQH; this is encoded by the exons ATGACAAGTGCCGTCCCTACTACCTGGAGACAGGCCTCTGCCTTCTCCAGGCGCCTTTCAACCTATGGTTCCCGAGCGCCTCGAGTCCTCGCCACCGGACTGCGCGGTGCTCGGTCTTATGTCTCCGAGACAAAAGTTGGCCAAGCCCAGGTCAACATCGAGACTACCatcaaagaggaaaaaaagtCATTCATGAACCAGTCCCATATGGCGCCCCGCAATGTCAAGCTGCCTGGCTCAGCAGCCTCCGGTGACGCCGCGATGAGCCCCTCGGCCGGTATTCTGAAGCAGGCCACCGTTATGGACCAGGGCACCCGTCCCATTTACCTCGATATGCAAGCCACCACACCTCTGGACCCTCGGGTTTTGGATAGCATGCTTCCGTACCTCACCGGTATCTACGGTAACCCGCACTCGCGCACACACGCCTACGGTTGGGAGTCGGAGAAGGGAGTCGAGGAGGCTCGTGAGCATATCGCCAACCTGATTGGGGCCGATCCCAAAGAGATTATTCTCACAAGTGGTGCGACGGAGAGCAACAACATGAGTCTGAAGGGTGTGGCTCGGTTCTTTGGTCGCTCGGGAAAGAAGAATCACATCATCACTACCCAAACCGAACATAAGTGTGTGCTCGACAGTTGTCGACACTTGCAGGATGAAGGATTCGAGGTGACTTACCTGCCAGTTCAGAGCAACGGATTGATTCGCATGTCGGATCTTGAGGCAGCCATGCGCCCCGAGACTTGCATTGTCAGTGTTATGGCTGTCAACAATGAGATCGGAGTGATTCAGCCGCTGGAGGAGATTGGCCGTCTCTGCCGATCCAAGAAGGTGTTCTTCCACACCGACGGTGCACAGGCCGTTGGAAAGATTCCGTTGGATGTTAACAAGCTGAACATCGATTTGATGTCGATCTCCAGCCATAAGATCTACGGCCCCAAGGGCATTGGTGCCTGCTTTGTGCGTCGTCGCCCGCGTGTTCGTCTCGACCCTCTTATCACTGGTGGTGGACAGGAAAGAGGTCTACGTAGTGGTACCTTGGCCCCTCATCTGGCAGTGGGCTTTGGCGAGGCTTGCCGGATTGCTGCCCAAGACATGGAG TACGATACCAAACACATTGAGCGTCTGTCCAAGCGTCTGAGCGAGGGCCTTCTTGCTATGGAACACACCACACTGAACGGTGACCCCGAGCACCATTACCCTGGCTGCGTGAATATCTCATTCGCCTATGTCGAGGGTGAATCTCTACTGATGGCGTTAAACGATATTGCGCTGTCATCGGGTAGTGCCTGTACCTCCGCCTCTCTGGAACCTAGCTACGTGCTGCGCGCTCTGGGTAGCAGTGATGAGAGTGCTCACAGCAGCATCCGTTTTGGCATCGGTCGATTCACCTCGGACGAGGAGATCGACTACGTTCTCAAGGCTGTCCAGGCCCGTGTATCTTTCTTGCGTGAACTGAGCCCGCTTTGGGAGTTGGTGCAGGAGGGAATTGATTTGAATACGATTGAATGGAGCCAGCACTGA
- a CDS encoding Acetylcholinesterase, insect, with protein MDDVLVISEYAARAKMGKLAHLEAVRIPLSQHVPTWRYLYHGNFRNLSPTPWLGAYHGAEIPVVFGTYDKSRAIMPEKLKSVKAYKVIPSKMKTRTCLD; from the exons ATGGATGACGTCCTTGTCATTTCCGAATATGCCGCTAGAGCTAAAATGGGGAAGTTGGCACATCTG GAAGCTGTGAG GATTCCATTGAGTCAGCATGTGCCGACTTGGAGGTATCTATATCATGGGAATTTTAGAAATCTCAGCCCCACTCCATGGCTTGGAGCATACCACGGGG CTGAGATACCTGTTGTGTTTGGAACCTATGATAAATCCAGGGCGATTATGCCAGAGAAGTTGAAGTCAGTGAAGGCATACAAGGTAATCCCTTCCAAGATGAAAACCCGGACTTGCTTAGATTGA
- a CDS encoding Indoleamine 2,3-dioxygenase subfamily produces the protein MLPPVPNPTEFGITSDYGFLSPELPLEILPDPYYAKWEMIIGNLHPLILSKRLHSIVDHLPRLSVTHLQTEAEWRRAYVILVFILHGYVWGGDSPTERIPPQLTVPLFQVCERLELPPVATYAGVCLWNYKPIFPDEPVTHLENLACLQTFTGSLDEQWFYLVSVAIEARGAPSIPLMLRAIAAARTGNTNTVTECLQRLAESIDGTNTLLQRMYENCDPYVFYNRIRPYLAGSKNMCDAGLPNGLLYDDGHNPEYRQYGGGSNAQSSLIQFFDIVLGVEHRPTGTSRNDKEKNTDDSTKSRNSFIHDMRTYMPGPHRRFLEHVDSVANIRSFVEARRGDSALCIAYDACLAMLRVLRDKHITIVSRYIILQSRSARQPSQSVIPSLPVTNLATAAPTDKKKLRGTGGTALIPFLKQARDETGEPAIDAWARRLLSNGPTGKNFASLSKVGEQPDGHLEVVGLCGTWTAEDNEGGICHW, from the exons ATGTTGCCTCCCGTGCCAAACCCTACCGAGTTTGGAATCACCTCCGACTATGGTTTCCTCTCCCCAGAACTTCCCTTGGAGATTCTCCCAGACCCTTACTATGCTAAATGGGAGATGATCATTGGGAATCTCCATCCATTGATATTGAGCAAACGTTTACACTCCATAGTGGATCATCTCCCTAGACTTTCTGTCACACACCTACAGACAGAGGCAGAGTGGCGTCGTGCATATGTCATACTGGTCTTCATACTACATGGCTATGTCTGGGGTGGCGATTCACCCACAGAG AGGATTCCACCTCAACTTACAGTGCCCTTGTTCCAAGTCTGTGAACGACTCGAATTACCTCCCGTTGCAACATATGCTGGAGTCTGTTTGTGGAATTACAAGCCGATCTTCCCCGACGAGCCAGTCACCCACCTGGAAAACCTAGCTTGTCTACAAACCTTCACTGGATCTCTTGATGAACAATGGTTCTACCTGGTTTCGGTGGCCATAGAAGCACGTGGTGCCCCCTCTATCCCTCTTATGCTGAGGGCCATCGCGGCGGCTCGCACAGGAAACACCAACACTGTAACCGAGTGCCTTCAGCGACTAGCGGAAAGCATCGATGGAACCAACACACTGCTGCAGAGGATGTATGAAAATTGCGATCCATACGTCTTTTACAACCGCATACGCCCTTACCTAGCTGGAAGTAAAAACATGTGTGATGCTGGATTGCCAAATGGACTATTGTACGACGATGGCCATAATCCCGAATACCGACAGTATGGAGGGGGCAGCAACGCCCAAAGCTCACTCATTCAATTCTTCGACATTGTCCTCGGAGTAGAACACCGACCAACCGGGACAAGTCGCAACGACAAGGAGAAAAACACTGACGATAGCACCAAATCACGAAATAGCTTCATTCACGACATGCGCACCTACATGCCTGGCCCACACCGACGATTCCTTGAGCATGTTGACTCGGTAGCCAACATCCGCTCCTTCGTCGAGGCGCGACGCGGAGACTCAGCGCTGTGTATTGCCTATGACGCATGTCTAGCCATGCTGCGCGTTCTCCGCGACAAGCATATTACCATCGTCTCACGCTATATCATCCTGCAGTCCCGCAGTGCACGTCAGCCTTCTCAATCTGTCATCCCAAGCCTCCCAGTAACGAACCTTGCAACCGCAGCTCCCACCGACAAGAAAAAGTTGCGTGGGACCGGTGGCACGGCACTCATTCCCTTCCTGAAACAAGCTCGAGATGAGACTGGGGAGCCTGCCATTGATGCTTGGGCACGACGTTTGCTGAGCAACGGCCCCACAGGCAAGAACTTTGCTTCATTGAGCAAGGTTGGCGAACAACCAGATGGTCATCTTGAGGTTGTCGGTCTCTGTGGCACATGGACAGCCGAGGACAATGAAGGTGGGATCTGTCACTGGTAG
- a CDS encoding Mismatched base pair and cruciform DNA recognition protein, putative produces the protein MSDNTGNVSTAQSYLNQATGLAQRTMGAVTGDSSTQAKGELKHEEGQAKKEASHKNAKLGSVTADPNTGAVAKDNPTRDTGSWDQTVGSAKESLGNLIGNENLRRTGVEQNAAGKEQEAKGQIKDWGEGIQNRAKGTLGSIGAAVTGNRSEEEKYRDLHDEGKVRQRGAEVDMAKKVQMMESEWGLWRMS, from the exons ATGTCTGACAACACTGGCAACGTCTCCACTGCTCAGTCCTACCTCAACCAAGCCACTGGTCTTGCTCAGCGCACCATGGGAGCAGTGACTGGCGATTCTTCCACTCAG GCCAAGGGTGAACTCAAGCACGAGGAAGGTCAAGCCAAAAAGGAAGCCTCCCACAAAAATGCCAAGTTAGGCTCCGTCACTGCCGACCCGAACACCGGGGCTGTTGCCAAAGACAACCCCACGCGTGACACAGGCTCCTGGGACCAGACCGTTGGCTCTGCCAAGGAGTCCCTCGGCAACCTGATCGGAAACGAGAACCTGCGCCGCACCGGAGTCGAGCAGAACGCCGCTGGCAAGGAACAAGAGGCCAAGGGTCAGATCAAGGACTGGGGCGAGGGCATTCAGAACCGCGCCAAGGGAACTCTTGGATCCATTGGTGCCGCTGTCACTGGTAACCGCAGTGAGGAGGAAAAGTACCGTGATCTTCATGATGAGGGTAAGGTTCGACAGCGCGGTGCTGAGGTCGACATGGCTAAAAAGG TTCAAATGATGGAAAG TGAGTGGGGATTATGGCGCATGTCTTGA